In Oryzias melastigma strain HK-1 linkage group LG10, ASM292280v2, whole genome shotgun sequence, a single window of DNA contains:
- the LOC112153504 gene encoding E3 ubiquitin-protein ligase TRIM21 yields MASDTSLMAEESFLCSICLELFNQPASIPCGHTFCLQCITDYWDTLSTLLHCPLCKAEFYPKPMLCVNIFINEMSNKFKHRTEKKSSSTPGGAGSESVLCNLCSEPKVVAVKSCLVCFMSYCQTHLEPHQSNVVLKKHKLIAPVKNLESRICKTHGEPLEWFCRFDQSFLCESCKGGNHKKHVIVTLEEEAQMRKTQIETEREKTHHMIQTRQKKMLEIQDSLKASQTDADKALARSSHLMTAITDYARRSHAELCEVIATKQSKVEEEAKRFMQDLEEEILQIQQKNLHLNDVSLTDDHLTFLENNLLLTFSSAEVKDWSEVRLNCSQFANQEALHELETRIQREIDFMCDPTFKEKQRHAVDVTLHRDTANPFLSVSEDGKRVAHATQINFLKLKQEMFDSVYNVLAKEGFSSGKFYYEVEVKGKTQWYLGVAKESINRNGDIRLSPKNGYWTIWLRKGNVLTANAVPPINLQVRAIPTKVGVFVGYEAGQVTFYDVHERACIFSFTGCAFTEKLFPFFSPCASDGGRNSAPLIITPVTHTG; encoded by the coding sequence ATGGCTTCTGACACAAGTCTGATGGCTGAAGAAAGTTTTCTTTGTTCCATCTGTCTGGAATTGTTTAACCAACCTGCATCGATTCCTTGTGGGCACACCTTCTGCCTGCAGTGTATCACTGACTACTGGGACACGCTTAGTACTTTACTCCATTGCCCACTGTGCAAAGCAGAGTTTTACCCCAAACCAATGCtttgtgttaacatttttatcaatgaaatgtcaaataaattcaaacaccggacagaaaaaaaatcatcgaGCACTCCTGGAGGAGCAGGAAGTGAAAGCGTGTTGTGTAACCTCTGCTCGGAGCCAAAGGTCGTGGCAGTAAAGTCCTGCCTTGTCTGTTTTATGTCCTACTGTCAAACCCATCTGGAGCCTCATCAGAGTAATGTCGTCttgaagaaacacaaactgaTCGCCCCGGTTAAGAACCTAGAGAGTAGGATTTGCAAAACTCATGGCGAGCCTTTGGAGTGGTTCTGCAGGTTCGACCAATCATTTCTCTGTGAGTCTTGTAAGGGTggaaaccataaaaaacatGTGATTGTGACTCTCGAGGAAGaagctcaaatgaggaaaactcAAATAGAAACAGAGCGGGAAAAGACGCATCACATGATCCAGACTCGTCAGAAGAAAATGCTGGAGATTCAAGACTCACTTAAAGCAAGCCAGACTGATGCAGACAAGGCGCTGGCGAGAAGCAGCCACCTGATGACCGCTATCACAGATTATGCTAGGAGAAGCCACGCAGAGCTGTGTGAGGTTATAGCAACAAAACAGAGCAAAGTGGAGGAGGAGGCTAAAAGATTCATGCAAGACCTGGAAGAAGAAATACTTCAAATCCAGCAGAAAAATCTGCATCTCAATGACGTTTCACTGACTGATGACCACCTGACGTTCCTCGAGAACAATCTTCTTCTGACTTTCTCTTCAGCAGAGGTGAAAGACTGGTCTGAGGTTCGGCTCAACTGTAGCCAGTTTGCAAATCAAGAGGCTTTACATGAACTGGAAACAAGAATCCAAAGAGAAATCGACTTCATGTGTGATCCTACCTTCAAAGAAAAGCAGCGGCACGCTGTGGATGTGACGCTCCATCGCGACACAGCAAACCCATTCCTCAGCGTTTCTGAGGATGGGAAACGAGTCGCACATGCAACCCAAATTAACTTCCTCAAGCTCAAACAAGAGATGTTTGATTCTGTCTATAACGTCTTGGCAAAAGAGGGATTCTCATCTGGAAAATTTTACTATGAGGTTGAAGTGAAGGGTAAAACTCAGTGGTATTTGGGTGTTGCAAAGGAGTCAATCAACAGGAACGGGGATATAAGACTTAGCCCAAAGAACGGATACTGGACTATTTGGCTAAGAAAAGGAAATGTGCTCACAGCCAATGCAGTCCCTCCCATAAACTTGCAGGTGAGGGCCATTCCAACGAAGGTTGGGGTGTTTGTTGGTTACGAGGCAGGTCAGGTTACCTTTTACGATGTACATGAGAGGGCTTGCATCTTCTCCTTCACTGGATGTGCCTTCACCGAGAAGCTCTTCCCTTTCTTCAGCCCATGTGCCAGTGACGGAGGCAGAAACTCCGCTCCCTTGATCATCACTCCTGTCACACACACTGGCTGA